The region TCGGCATCGGCGCGAACATAAGCAGGATCTTTGCCCCCCAGCTCCAAGCCTACACCAATAAAACGGCCACTCGCCGCTTGCTCGACCATTTTTCCACCATATACTGATCCGGTAAATGCCACGTACGCGATTTGCTCATGTGCAATAAGCTTGGCGGTATTATCGTGATCGGTGTGAAGATATTGAAAGACCCCCTCTGGCAATCCTGCATCGTGAAACGCTTGATGCAAGCGCTCAGCACACAAAGGCGTTTGTGCTGAATGCTTAAGGATCACACAGTTGCCTGCCAATAAAGCAGGGATAATGGCGTTAATCGCGGTTAAAAAAGGGTAATTCCAAGGCGCTATCACCAATACTACCCCTAAAGGATCCCGCTTAATGTAACGGGTAAACCCCGCTTTTTCATCTAATTGAATGGGGGCCAATGCTTGCTCACAAATCTCAATCATGTATTCACTGCGCTCAGCCACGCCCGCCATCTCACCTGCGGTATAACGTATTGGGCGTCCCATCATCCAACTCAGTTCACGGCCTATTTCTGCTTGATGACTCAATAGCTGTTCAATGGCTTTTTTACACAGAACTTTGCGTTGAGCAATAGATGTACGTCGCCAACTCTGCTCAGCGCCATCATAGGCAGCCACAGCCTGTTCAACACAGGATAACACTTGATGTTCATCTGCCAATGGACGGCTAACATACACTTTGCCGTCTATTGGTGAAATTGTATCCTGCATGTTTATTTTTGAAGATAATGCCATAAATAAATCCACTCCATTGAGTACTACCACTTAAGCGTAAACACCCGCTTATTGACTAAATAATTTCGAAATAACGCGCCATTTCCCAATCGGTCACATGGCGTCTAAACTCACGCTCTTCCCATTCACGGCTGATGGCGTAATGCGCAACAAAGGTTTCGCCAAAACAGCTTATTGCCGCTTGAGATTGCTTAAATTGTTGCGCCGCATCCCATAATGTCACTGGCAGCGCCAATGCAACATCA is a window of Shewanella sp. VB17 DNA encoding:
- a CDS encoding aldehyde dehydrogenase family protein, which produces MALSSKINMQDTISPIDGKVYVSRPLADEHQVLSCVEQAVAAYDGAEQSWRRTSIAQRKVLCKKAIEQLLSHQAEIGRELSWMMGRPIRYTAGEMAGVAERSEYMIEICEQALAPIQLDEKAGFTRYIKRDPLGVVLVIAPWNYPFLTAINAIIPALLAGNCVILKHSAQTPLCAERLHQAFHDAGLPEGVFQYLHTDHDNTAKLIAHEQIAYVAFTGSVYGGKMVEQAASGRFIGVGLELGGKDPAYVRADADIDKAVETLVDGAFFNSGQSCCGIERIYVAAQVYDEFVAKAVALTKQYQLGRADDHNVTLGPLVRTSAADFVRDQIKEALAQGAVAHIDEALFPMSQQGTPYLAPQILTHVDHAMRVMTQESFGPVVGIMKVASDDEAIALMNDSDFGLTASVFTRDMELGIALGDRLETGTFFLNRCDYLDPALAWTGVKQSGRGCTLSKLGFDYLTQPKSFHIKHNSLPA